The following proteins come from a genomic window of Terribacillus aidingensis:
- a CDS encoding MurR/RpiR family transcriptional regulator → MKGGLTLLRESLPSIKPSEKNAANYILAHPSEVVKLSVQELAGKSGSSEAAVIRLCKSIGVTGYRELKLKIAGDLQNESGNKNVFGEIKPNDSVAHLIEAIAVKHTQSISQTMQVNEAAAIEQAVSMISRARKIDFYGVGASYLVAQDGEQKFGRIGKWCTAYSDAHQQLASAANLTYGDVAFAISYSGETEQLLPVLKQAKEAGATTIVMTKLGPNRLQELADIQLFTVAKEARIRSAATSSRIVQMYLMDIIYTAVAGQNYDHTIEALEKSRQAIQQAFQTEQK, encoded by the coding sequence GTGAAGGGCGGTTTAACACTGCTTCGAGAAAGCTTACCTTCGATTAAGCCCTCTGAAAAGAATGCAGCCAACTACATACTTGCTCATCCATCTGAAGTGGTAAAGCTTTCGGTGCAGGAGCTGGCAGGGAAAAGCGGGTCCAGTGAGGCGGCCGTTATCCGTCTTTGTAAATCAATCGGCGTGACAGGATACCGAGAACTGAAGCTGAAGATTGCGGGAGATTTGCAAAATGAAAGCGGTAACAAAAATGTGTTTGGTGAAATCAAGCCGAATGATTCGGTTGCACACTTAATTGAAGCGATTGCCGTGAAGCATACACAATCGATTAGCCAAACGATGCAGGTAAATGAAGCGGCAGCAATCGAGCAAGCAGTATCCATGATTTCCAGAGCAAGGAAGATTGATTTTTATGGAGTTGGAGCTTCCTATCTTGTCGCACAGGATGGTGAGCAGAAATTTGGCCGGATTGGCAAATGGTGCACGGCTTACAGTGATGCCCATCAGCAGCTGGCTTCAGCTGCGAATCTGACGTATGGAGATGTTGCTTTTGCTATCAGTTACTCCGGAGAAACAGAACAGCTGCTACCTGTCTTAAAACAGGCGAAGGAAGCAGGAGCGACGACAATTGTGATGACAAAGTTAGGTCCTAATCGTCTGCAGGAGCTGGCAGACATTCAGCTGTTCACAGTGGCAAAAGAAGCTCGCATTCGCAGTGCGGCTACTAGCTCTCGGATCGTGCAAATGTACTTGATGGATATCATTTACACAGCAGTGGCGGGACAAAATTATGATCATACGATCGAGGCATTGGAAAAATCACGGCAGGCAATTCAGCAAGCATTCCAAACAGAGCAAAAGTGA
- a CDS encoding ABC transporter ATP-binding protein, producing the protein MSYLELKQVTAFYGAIQALKQIDLTVEEGEIVTLIGSNGAGKSTTLKTISGLVPVKEGSVMYKGQDITSRKAHQTTKLGVAHVPEGRRIFPKLTVKENLQIGAFGVKDKKLIEQRMEKVFGYFPRVKERLHQLGGTMSGGEQQMLAIGRALMMDPDLLMLDEPSMGLAPIIVEQIFHIIKELNDDGMTILLVEQNAFQALKVAHRGYVLQTGSIWRSGKGQTLLADPTITEAYLA; encoded by the coding sequence AGTGACTGCTTTTTACGGCGCAATCCAAGCACTGAAGCAAATTGACTTGACGGTAGAGGAAGGGGAAATCGTTACGCTGATCGGCAGTAACGGAGCCGGAAAATCTACTACTCTGAAAACGATCAGCGGACTCGTGCCAGTAAAGGAAGGTTCTGTCATGTATAAGGGCCAAGATATCACCTCCCGAAAAGCCCACCAGACGACGAAGCTAGGTGTAGCACATGTCCCGGAAGGAAGAAGGATCTTCCCGAAGCTGACGGTGAAGGAAAATCTGCAGATTGGCGCATTCGGGGTAAAAGATAAAAAGCTGATTGAACAAAGGATGGAGAAAGTATTCGGCTATTTCCCGCGAGTAAAGGAACGGCTTCATCAGCTCGGCGGTACGATGAGCGGCGGCGAGCAGCAAATGCTAGCCATCGGCCGGGCTCTGATGATGGACCCTGACCTGCTCATGCTCGACGAACCATCCATGGGTTTAGCCCCAATCATCGTTGAACAGATATTCCATATTATCAAAGAACTCAATGACGATGGCATGACCATCCTGCTCGTCGAACAAAACGCCTTCCAAGCACTCAAAGTCGCCCACCGCGGCTACGTCCTCCAAACCGGCAGCATCTGGCGCAGCGGCAAAGGCCAGACGCTGCTTGCGGATCCGACGATTACGGAAGCGTATTTGGCATAG